The nucleotide sequence ACATTCGCTGCACAAGACGACGACGCTTTTGCAACCTGCTTCTTAGAGAGGAAGTACGTCGAATCCGCTTCACCTGACGGATCACCAGCTTTCCCATCTGCAGCTCATAGTGAACCAGGTAGCTGTACAGTTCATTTGATTAATTGGTGATAGGTTAACCTATCCACCTGATCTCAAACTCACCTCACTTTCCCACACTTGAATCGCTTGTGCCGACGTATGACACCATTTGGAGAGGTGGACATGGACACCAGTAGCAGTTCCTTCAGATCGAAGCGCATTTTgagtcttctttcttttctgCTCACAATAATTATACTACGTACAATTTTGACAATAACGTATCTGTACTATATTTCCCTAGCAGTGTGAGGTTCTGAATAATATATACGCACCCATACAAATAGTTAAGAATTATCGAAGGTATGCTGATGTGTGCTTGTTTCTTTACCAAATTTTCACACGAAACCCTTTTCGAAACTTCGACTTCAAAGAGCCCAACACGCAACCTCATGTTGTATATCCcataggtatatatatatatatagcatATATGTTGTATGGCTGCGGGCTCCTTTGTGCTGGCAATTCATTAATAATTCAAAAATGCCGCATATGTTCAGGACCAGGACAacgaaaataataaaaaaaatgcattCACTTATTCTGCAATTTATCAATACAGAGTTAACATGAAAATGGCCACAAAAACCACAGCGCAGACACAGAGGACACAAAGGAGTTGGAGCTATCCGCCTGGGGTGTTTGTTTGGCTTGCATCGGCAGGGATTTTGGGATGGGGGGAGTCCATGGCTATAAGGATGGTATGGGGGAAACTCCAGGCAACATGTGGTGGCCACTGCTAAGTACGTGTTGATTTGGGCGCTTTCGATTGGGCTCCCATGGATTTGCAATCCACAAAATCGATTGGCCCCCATTCCCGTCCATCAGATCCAGCTCCCAGCTCCCAGATCCCAACTGCAACTCCTGCTCCTGACTGGCCTCTAATCCCGCCTGCAGGCACAGTTTCCTTGCTGTCTTGTACTCGAAATTTATGCAGTTTCTTCGGCTTCTAAggttttttgttcttttttttgcaTGCATTATCTTTTTTCTTCTCGTAGAGCTCGGAGGCTAAGACTTGGCTCAGAATGCCGGGCACGTCGGCTGGCCTTCGGTTACATTTATTGCATAAAACCCAGCCAATTTCCATGATAATTTGTAACGAGCGCAAGACCGCCAAGGGGTTATATTGAGCTATATATGTACTATGAGTATATGTGAAGTCCAGCTTAGTCGGTCAATAGCATTTCGCTTGACAAAGTCGATACGGGATCGATCTCTGGTAAGAGACCTTAAGACCTGCTGAAAGTCCAGCAATATAATCACATAATGTGGCATTTTAAGCCAAGGTATCGGTGATTGCAACACCCCCAGAGATACTGATAGCTGGTTCTAATGCTCCCATGACTCTTGAGTTTCCCAGCGATACCTCCCCTCAATCCCCCCCCGGGGCGAAAAACCCTGTAATTGTACGTGCCTATTTGCATTTTTATCTGCTTTGTTTTCCGCTTTCTTCCTTATTACAACTTGACACTCGAGCAGCGGCAAGTAGTTTTCAGTGGTTTTCAGTTTCACATTGAGGCAGGGGCAACATCTATTTAAAGTTGAGGAGTTGGCTTACATGATGGGTATGGCCCCGCCCAAAACCAACGCGAAATTAAGACCTTGGGGCATCTCACCTGTCAAAGTGAATGCCTCCAGAATGACCCTGAACCCGGGAACCCTGGAAGCCTGAACCCTGTAACCCTGGAACCCCTGGCCCTGGGGTCCAATCAAAAGCCGCAGGCAGCCTAATCCCTTATAGAATTTCGCACATGAAAACGAGCTATGCCAGCCCATAAACCGATGGCCATTAAAGCAGTTTTGATCCCGCAGGTTCTACTGCCTCCTGTGCCTCGCTTCCATTTCGATGGCCCAGGGTGCCGGCAATTCGGGAGCGGTTTTGGCCAAGGATGTGGCCCACATGCACAAGACCAAGAAGCTGGACAGGCGGACGGTGGCGGGAGCTGGAGCGGGATCGAGATCGGATCCTCTGACGACCATCAAACAGCACAAACAACTGGCCAGAAGCGCTCATGGCCTCAACAAGAAGCTGCTCAGGTGAGTTACCACACTGGGGgaaaattatataataaatcTTACAGACCAGCGTGATGTTTTATAGGCTTTCCTTGAGCACTTCCAATTTATATTCATAAAATCTTTACGTAATAATCAATCTGATTAGCTGATGTGCTTGGTTTATGCTTCAATGATTTTTTAACGAGATATATTAATATCACAACATATTTTCTAacacttaaacattttttaagatataaaaaaaactttaaaattattataacaTTTCTTTGATATAAGATTTGTACTTAATGTTGTTCATAAAAATAGAGGTATTTCTACAAACGTAACTTAAACAATAAATGTTGAAAAGTTTAGTAAAATTAAACTTGTGCAACATGAActcataaatttaaaatttattgaaagttgggcttaaaatttaaaagtcTTAAAATTCATGAAAAAAATTACAGTGCCTAATAATTGTAGCTTTAATTAAGCCATAAAAAAGCGTCGTAGTTAACCTGTCTTATTAAACGATTACAAAGCTTtggaaaaaattaataatggCAATTCCTGGACACAACCAACATTTGTTACGCATTTTTGAGTTTGAGTATTTAAGTACCAACACCTAAAGATTAAAGCTATATTTTTCTCACTGCTGACTGGAATTGTTGGGGGATAAAAAGGTGGACGCCTCTTATTTTGGGCTTAATTAAGGTAACGTGTCCAGCACATCCCCCCTTAACGGCCATAAATTATGCAGTGAAATATTCATGAAAAACGCTTGCAACGTTTGCTAGACCAGACACTATGTCCAAGAATTTACCCCCACCAACCTCTATTATACcatccaaaaccaaaaccaaagcAAACCCAAACCCCCCTCCTCATTGCAGCCAGATGGGATTCATGAAGGTGAAGGCGCCCAATAGCCACAACCGGAAGCGACTGGCGGTTGAGTCACGACGCCATTCCTCGCGCGATGATTCACACATGTTCATCATCAAATTGCCGCCAAATATGCACTACTATGCAGGACCCGGTGCGAAGAATTCCGTGGCGACGGAGCAGGACAAGTCTGGTAAAGGCAGCGCTAATGGTTACCACAATGGTAGCAACGCACCTAAGatgacagcagcagcagcagcatcagcagcagcagcaacatcggcGGACACACGAGCAACATCAAGCacgccagcagcaacatcgccTGTTGCCGAGGCGTCGGCGTTGAAAGCTAACGGGAAAAAGGTAAACGGGATTCCATTAGGTTACACCATAGACATAGGCACACACAATACCCCTTCTGGCCATGTCTAAGAACTGGCTCTCACCCAACAGATCTCTGTATCTGGGGGCCAGGTTTGGGCCTAGACCGCGATAAACATCGCCGCGCATGCGCATAAAACAAATTGCAAAACGAAGAAGAGAAGCTGATGTGGAAGCGAAATGGATTACCCATTTTGTAGACTTCGAAAGAGAACGAGAAGAAGGCCAAGAACATGCGACTTGCAGTTGCTATTTTTATGCGTGTTACCCCCAATGACCAAAATGGGTATGTTGGACCCTGCCAACCTAACCTATAAATAGCCATTCGATGGGTTCTCCCAATGACAGAGGGGTATCCAAAAGTCCAGAGATCCAGAATTGCCAGACAAGGGGGTTTCAATACAGCATTCCGAGCTGTAATACATGGCCTTTGTGGAGCTGGGGCGCTGAATTAATGCAGCAAGTGTCAATGTCAGTGGATGTCGGACAGGCACGATGGCACGAAAATTATTACGCTCTCACGACTAAGACCTGGTACCAGTATACCTGAACCAGAAATTAATATGCAGGCCATTAACCAAGTCCGAGCttcaattaaaaatgcaatttGTTTGAGCCACTCCGCTTGAGGAGTGGAGTATTCCTGATTTCTGAATTAGTTGCCGGAGCACACGGCTGATTTATGGGACGCCAGTCGCAGTCTACGGGTAATGTTGTCTAATCAGTGCGCGTTTTCAATTGCAGGTCTCGTTTCCCTTCAGCTCGAACGGGAGACCTGGACGCATCTACCACTGGAACCTGCCCGTCCTCAAGGAGGCCCTCGCGAAGAAGCCCCACTTTGCCCACGTCTCGGCGGCGGACCGAAACCGGCTGTTGGATATACAAAGTGTGCCCACCTGGCGCCAGCCCTGGGAAAATGAGACCGCCGAGAAGGGCTTCAGTGCGGGTGGGGGTAAGGCCAAGTACCGCAAGTCCCTGAAGCCCAAATCGCCCACATACTACGCCCCTTCGCAAGCGGTCAGCAAGCAGAGCTTCCACAAGTATTTCGCGGGCAATGGCAAGCCCAAGGGCTTCTACGTCATCAAGGAGCACCAGAAGAAGCCGCAGTTCTACCAGAACATCATCTCGTAATCCGGTTGAATGGGTATCCTTGAAATGCCTTCGAAAGACTGCGGTGCCGGGCGTTCTATTTTGAATCTTTCAACCAGGGGTTCTCCCCTCTTCCGTCCAGTTTCCACTTGGAACCCCTTCCGAGCAAGTCCCCAACTGAGCACTCGAGCAACTGTTTAACAATTGCAAAGGGTCAAGTCTATTTTTATACAACGGCAATGAATACAATAACAGATGGGCTGGTCCAGGAAGGGTATACCTCATATCAATCGGTGATCAACCATATCAGCACAAAACAGGTCAATTAaatcttattattattaaaggtTTTTTTTGAGTTTCTTCTGCCACTTAGATCAAAATGGTATTTATAAGATatgaaactttaattttttttttgacataATGATATCTAAAACACCCTCAGACAAAATTAATcgtattatatatttaaatccGAATTTCAATCAGCTTAAAATCCAGTTTCAAGCTCTATTAATGTACATCCTATAAAACCTACAAATATATCAAATTGACCTGAAGACATATCGGTTGAATCTGTAAACTCAAAACCTATGAAGGGTAACCCTCTTAAGGACCAGTCCAACCTGCATTTAGCTAAGCAACTACGGCAAGCAATAAATTATGGCATATATCAAGCTAGGTTTAAGTGCATGAACGATTTTgttttgataaataaatattgactGATTTTTAAGTGCAATCCCTTTAAATACCTAGCATGGCAGTCAGAACCAGACAAAGAGCCAAAATGGGGGCGGAACTGTCTGCTGCGAGTTTGTTGACTTGGACAAAGGTGAAATAAAGTCGGAGTCGGAGGGATTTGGAAGGGGAAAGGTGAGTGTCTGGCAAATTTGGCTGCTGTCACGACAGAGACACAAGCCGAGTTCTTTATGCTGCCCAAAGAGCGGAACATGGTtggcagaaaaaaaaaaaacaaaaatcaagcTAATTATATAAGAGGCTATCGCCATAAGACCGGGCGTGTTCTGACTAAGCCCTATGGGAAGATTTAAGATTGGGcctcaaaaaataaaaaacggaAGCGGGCGAGCGTGCGCATGCGCAGTTTCTCGTTCGGCAGATAAAGCCGCAGAcagagatacagatacatatTTATAAGACAGCGCCAAGTCGCCAGAAGTAACAGCCCCATAATGACAAAAAATCGGGCAGACAGACGGCGCACCTCCAAACTGCCGCATAAATAATGTTGTATGTTTTGTTCCCTCTTGAATTCGCTTTCCtccattatatttttttttggcgaCTCTGGCGCATAATTGTTATTTGCAGCTTAAGTTTTCCTGATTCTGAGCCCGTGTCTGCTGACTCACGAGCGTTGAACTTTTCACCCGTATCCGTGGCATATTGAGTGCGCGGCTTAAGTAGATTTAATGACTTGTAGTTTCGCCAGCGAATGAGACATAAATCACTTTTATGACAAATGGAGGATGGGACCGACCTTCCCATTGATTTTTTATGGTCGTCATCATTGTAAATGGGAGGCTGGCGATGAGGATGGAGCCTTGCTATGCAGATAACCGTTGTGGCAATCCTAAGTCGGATAACATTCGTTTCCCCGAATGTGCTATAAATGCCAGGCTATCGCTGTCCCAGTCGGTGCCACTTGTTAACGCCATTTCCGCCTGTCGTATCAAAATAATTATCTCAAAGTGTTGCTCAAGCCAAGAGTCCTAGGAACGAAACCAACCCAACTGACACATAAACATATACCCAACCGAACCGATCTGAAACAAGACTCGTTTGCGTGCGCGGCAGTTCGGCGGTCTATCTGCAACTACTGGACAACTTGATCTGCAGAACTAGTTCTTCACGCAATCTTGATTGCAATTatgtaattcgaaattcttactAATTAAACTAACATTTCGTCTAATCGTATTTGCATTGCACTCAAAACATAAGCAGCTTGAATCACGCTTAAAAAATTCAGAACACGTTTGATCTTATACCTCTGAATGATTGGATAATGATTAAGACTAAATTATAATACGGACTACCTTTATAACGATAAAaagaattattttttaatgctgAAATATACATTTTTGCATTTAAAGATTGTAGAAATATAGTGTATTCAAGGAAAGAAGTAATATTTAAATCGACAGCTCAGCAGAACTAATATATTATTAAGTGAAAATACATCTTTATAAACTATTTAGGAAGAacaaatgcagataacattaCCTAATGTCAGAGACCCCTAGTAATTTGCATGTTTTGCCATAACGAATTGGTTTggcaaaagaaaaataaactcattttttaaaaccatttttaaaGCTAAAGAAGCCATCGAATTCAGAAGATGATATAAAATGAAGTTCGGTGTCCTCTTCTTAGCTTTTTTAAGAATTGCCTTCGTAATTCCGATGCCACCTGATGCGTTTTCTACCAAAAAACCATGGCCTGGCATTGGAGTCCCTCCCAAGGTTCCCGAAGGAAAATAGGACGAACTCTGCTTCcccattttaaattattagtAATAATGTATTACTTTGTTACTACTACCATTAAATCAACACCATTTATCAATATAAGCTACTATTATTTTCTTACGCGAAAAAAGTTCTGGGAACATAAAGTCTTTTAAAAAAGTCCATTGTAGCCAAAGTCTTATAAATGGTATTGTCAACATAGATTACATATTTAAGTATTACGCAAAAAGTTTAATCTGGATTTGTTTGTTGATTTCTTTACAATTTTTAACGAAGCAGCAGATGCTGTAACGAATTAATTCGTTTTACGTAATAAAAGATTGCTATATAAGGCAGGATCTTAGGCACTTGGGTATCCAAAATGAAGTTGGTAATCATCTTCTTGACAATCTTGGTCGGAGTTTCGGCACGGTTAAGGGGGCACACTGTGGGTGGTCGTGGTCGattatacattaaaaaaaatttcacgGAATTTCACTCAAAAATTTAACTCTTGAACTTTTTGAACTCTTTCTATTAAGAATGACGACTTTTTTAGTTTACTATTAATACTAATTATTTGATCTACTTAAAAAGTGTTAAGCTGTAGGCATACAAAATACAATTCAATTTGGTTTGTGActttataattaaataatccCGCCATGACATTATTTTGGCGCCAAAGTGACCTGATAACGATAAAGGTTATTTTGAAGGGTTGACTCTCAGCCACACTGGCCCAAGCGgccaaaataaacaaaaaaacatgGCACTGGACACCATACTAAGGGATCTCATCCTGAACACCCGCGTACCGCTGATCCTGGATCAGTTCCCGCTGGAATGGGAGTGCTTCGAGGGTTCCCTGCACGACTGGTGCGAGCGGTTCGACCAGGAGGCCACCGATCCTCCAGCTTTCGAACTGATGTCCCTGGCGGACAGCAGGACTCCTCAGTGGGAGCGAAAGCGGGCGAAAGCCACTCACCTCAGCATGCAGCAGTTCCTGCGCGAGTACGGAGTTCTGGAGGAGGATCACACCCACTGGGCGGCGTACCAGTACAAGAGGGCCCACGAGATGCCCGCCAATTGCCTGAGGGGCATCGATTTCTCCTGCTTTGGCTTCCCGGAGCACGGCAACGACTTCAGCCTCTGGCTGGGATCGGAGCAGGCCAACACGCCATGTCACTACGACACCTTTGGTGTAAACATCGTGGTCCAGGTGCACGGCTGCAAGTCCTGGTTGCTCTTCCCGCCAGAAACGCCGCTGCAAAGCACGAGGATTCCCTACGAAGAGTCCAGTGTCTACTGCCTGGACAACTTCTATGCCCCGGATCCGGGGAAGATTCAGCGCTATGAGGAACTGGGCAGGGAGGCCTACCACTGCAACCTGCAAGCGGGCGATGTACTCATCGTTCCGCGTCACTGGTGGCACTACGTTGAGGCCATGTCCACGTCGCTGAGTGTCAACTACTGGGTGCCGCTGAAAGTGGACATGGACCTGGCTCTGGACGAATTCCTGGTCAAACACATCGTGGAGAGTTTCGTCAAGGGAGAGAGCGATGAGATGAAGCAATATCTCCTAAATCCCAACCAGATGGATGACATCTCTAGCAAGCCCAGTGAGCTTTTTGCCCAGTTCGAGCGGGCAGTGCAGAATATGGAAAGCGGTCAGAGCAATCGCAAACTCTGGGAAACCGACTACCTCAGCCAAGCAGACTGGAAAACCCTGTTAAACAGCGTCAACCTCACTGTACGCCCTCTGGAGGTGATGGCTTATGATGAATACAAGCTACTCCTAAGCGCCAACTCCAAGAGATTCCAAACAGATACCAGTCCGCCAGAGCCATCTCCTATCAGTTCCACCTGGGAGCTGCTAGTGAGCAGCATGTGTGCCCCGCGGGTGATTGCCGGAATGAAGCGGGAGTTCTTCCGGAGGCTGCAGCAAAGTGACCCGTCGTAGATTAAAAAAGATCAAAAAACTTTTGACAAAACGTTTACTAAGATGCGTGATAATATTGTTGCATATGTGAGATTAAAATCCAATAAGTCATCAACATGTATGATACAATTTCCAAACAGAACCAGAATACGGAGCATTAAATGCCAAATACCATCCATCCTGCCTCTCCACCATCCAGACGCATCTGAGGCTCTGCCATGCGATTGACCCTTGGGCGGAACATGCTGGGCACATGTGGACATGAACTTGCAAGGTTAGAGGACCATTTACCAGCCCGGTGGCTTCTGGTTGGGGTATCCGCCCTGTTGGTTGGCATAGCTGCCGGGATAGGTTCCATAGTGTCCGGGTGGAGGTCCCTGCGGGAATCCTTGGTACTGGTAGGCTAAAGGAGGCAGTAACATTACTAAAGATTCATCTTATTATGGGGGTCTATCGCTTACTTCCAGGATACGGCAAGGTGCCGTATGGGTTGAAGCTCTGTGGCATGGGCGCGGGCACATAGGCGGGATATGGCACACCTGGCTGGGCTCCATACGGAACGGGCATGCCCTGCACCTGGGCCGGATACGGAATGTTGGCTGTCGAGGCCATAGGCGGCGCACCGGGTGCAGAACCAGGTGGGATATCTAAAGGGAAAAGATATTGATTAAGTAGTTTCCTTTTTAGTTAAGGTACTCCACTTACCGCTGCCACTGCCCGATGTGGAAGCGTAGTGCGAGGGCAGTGCCGGAGTGGCCGGACAAGCCTGGCGACTGGACTCCGTGGTCAGATCCTTGAGCAGCTCCTCCTTCTCTGTCTTGCGGGCAAACACATAGTCGCTGATCTTGTTCTGGAATACGACCAGCAACTGTGTGAGGTCATTGTAGAACTTGGTTCCCTCCTGTAGGTTTCCAGATAGCTCAATGTAGCTATCGTAAGCGCTGGCCAGTTCCTGGTACAGAGTGTCCCGCGAACTGCCGCAGCTTCCCGTTTCGGCGACGAAGTCACCGTGAGCGCTCTGGATGTCGGCAACCAGTGTCTGCTGGCGCTCCACGCTCTCACGCACCTGCTGCTGTAGGGGATTGAGCACTTGGCCAATGCGAGCCAACGACAGAGCGGGCTCATCGATAGCACCATCCTTCTGCAAAGCAATCAAAAACTCGTCCTTCATATCGAATGTAGTTCCCTTAAGCTCCGATTCTATGGCCTCGCGCTCTGCCTTAATGGTCTCCACGTCGTCCATCAGCTTCTTGAGACGCTGCACGCTGGAGCAGTTGGGATCCACACTGCCACTGGCCGAGGGAAGGGATTGCTGAATTTGATCGGGTGGCAAGGAAAGCAGTTGGATGCCCTTCTGGTTGGCCTCGAACTTCTGGCGAACCACCTTGTCGGCTTCAATGGCATTGGTGATGACTTCGCGGTATTTCTTAGCGTTGGTGCGGAACATCTCGGCCAACTTTTCGGAACTCAAGCGAGTCCAGCGCTCCTTGAACTGTGCCCGCAACTGGTTATCAGAGTCGCGTTCTTCGTCCAAAAGCCTTTCGGTCTCGTCTAGGATCTCGCGGTTGCGGTTCAGTAGCTCGGGAAGATCCTTCAGCAGCGTCTGTATGTTCTCAATGCCGCCCTTTTGGCGAACTTCAACGGCCTTTTCCTTTAGCGACGGTGGAAGCCCACTGTTGCCATCAGCTGTCTCAACGGCAGCTGGAAGATTCAAGCTTGCAAGGACAGCGTTCAGAGTTTGGGTGGACTCGCGGAGCTTCATGATCTCAACATTGACGATCTCATTGCGACGCATATCGGAGGCGGTGAGAGCGCGATGAAGCTCCACCGGCACCAGGCCAGTAAAGATGTCCTTGAAGTTTCCGGCCATGGGCACACCGATGGGCAGTGGCTTGGCCAACTGTGCCTTTCCCGGGGAAGCCAAAGTGCTCAGATCTGGGATAATTTCGTTGTAGATGAACTCATTGTCCTTGGTGGACTCGGCCAAATTGCGCTTGGCGCGGCTAAAGTATTCATCCAAGTAGGTCTCGTTTCCGCCACGGGACTGAGCCGCCTTGAAAAGATCGATGGCGTTGCGCAAGCGGgcgatctcttcgccgatctTCTTGGAGGCGCGACACACGAGACTCTGGTACAACTGGGTGAGGGCGTGGAAACCAGCCTGCTTGCCGGCCACTGTGGGTATCCACTCCTTCTCCCACAGACTGCGCACAGACTCCTTTTGCATGGCACGAAGCACATCCGCATAGAACTCCTCCGCCTGGCAGCACAGCTTGGCGATGATCTGGTCCTTCATGTTATCTGTTGGGGTATGAATAGTTTATCTTGTTAGTGCTTTACAGTGGCATATCTCTTCTGATTATATTTCAACTAGTGATTAGTGACTTTATAGTTCGCTGGTATCTATGATTCATGCCCTATTTTATTATATCATAAAAATTAGATGTATAGGGTAATGAACCCTCAACACATAACCAGCGTTTTTTCGATAGTCTACATTTCTTGGTTAAGCTTTTATTATTCAACCAATTATTGAATTATTGCTCATTGATAAGAAAAAAAGATTATACtgaaaataataacaatgtgcggttttttttttaacttgtACATAACTCAATAGGCATCGTGCTCTCCAAAGATGCTTGTAGCTTTGTAGCTGATAAAATAGTTTTATCGTCCAA is from Drosophila suzukii chromosome 3, CBGP_Dsuzu_IsoJpt1.0, whole genome shotgun sequence and encodes:
- the ALiX gene encoding programmed cell death 6-interacting protein, producing MSKFLGVPLKKPSEVDVVKPLNNLIQSTYNGATEEEKGKYAEAVSEFSKQRNTAIWKFFEKYEASLEIVYAYYDQICALETKISVSELQIPFKWKDAFDKGSIFGGKISLTHTSLLYEKVCVLFNIAALQSSIAANQQLDSDEGLKLAIKLLQQSAGIFQYLKGATPAAVPSEPTPDLSQDTLTVLQALMVAQAQEVFILKAIKDNMKDQIIAKLCCQAEEFYADVLRAMQKESVRSLWEKEWIPTVAGKQAGFHALTQLYQSLVCRASKKIGEEIARLRNAIDLFKAAQSRGGNETYLDEYFSRAKRNLAESTKDNEFIYNEIIPDLSTLASPGKAQLAKPLPIGVPMAGNFKDIFTGLVPVELHRALTASDMRRNEIVNVEIMKLRESTQTLNAVLASLNLPAAVETADGNSGLPPSLKEKAVEVRQKGGIENIQTLLKDLPELLNRNREILDETERLLDEERDSDNQLRAQFKERWTRLSSEKLAEMFRTNAKKYREVITNAIEADKVVRQKFEANQKGIQLLSLPPDQIQQSLPSASGSVDPNCSSVQRLKKLMDDVETIKAEREAIESELKGTTFDMKDEFLIALQKDGAIDEPALSLARIGQVLNPLQQQVRESVERQQTLVADIQSAHGDFVAETGSCGSSRDTLYQELASAYDSYIELSGNLQEGTKFYNDLTQLLVVFQNKISDYVFARKTEKEELLKDLTTESSRQACPATPALPSHYASTSGSGSDIPPGSAPGAPPMASTANIPYPAQVQGMPVPYGAQPGVPYPAYVPAPMPQSFNPYGTLPYPGTYQYQGFPQGPPPGHYGTYPGSYANQQGGYPNQKPPGW
- the HSPBAP1 gene encoding HSPB1-associated protein 1 yields the protein MALDTILRDLILNTRVPLILDQFPLEWECFEGSLHDWCERFDQEATDPPAFELMSLADSRTPQWERKRAKATHLSMQQFLREYGVLEEDHTHWAAYQYKRAHEMPANCLRGIDFSCFGFPEHGNDFSLWLGSEQANTPCHYDTFGVNIVVQVHGCKSWLLFPPETPLQSTRIPYEESSVYCLDNFYAPDPGKIQRYEELGREAYHCNLQAGDVLIVPRHWWHYVEAMSTSLSVNYWVPLKVDMDLALDEFLVKHIVESFVKGESDEMKQYLLNPNQMDDISSKPSELFAQFERAVQNMESGQSNRKLWETDYLSQADWKTLLNSVNLTVRPLEVMAYDEYKLLLSANSKRFQTDTSPPEPSPISSTWELLVSSMCAPRVIAGMKREFFRRLQQSDPS
- the LOC108006660 gene encoding uncharacterized protein, with amino-acid sequence MLKVPHKKHKFINMSPTWMRTAAWLLGFYCLLCLASISMAQGAGNSGAVLAKDVAHMHKTKKLDRRTVAGAGAGSRSDPLTTIKQHKQLARSAHGLNKKLLSQMGFMKVKAPNSHNRKRLAVESRRHSSRDDSHMFIIKLPPNMHYYAGPGAKNSVATEQDKSGKGSANGYHNGSNAPKMTAAAAASAAAATSADTRATSSTPAATSPVAEASALKANGKKVSFPFSSNGRPGRIYHWNLPVLKEALAKKPHFAHVSAADRNRLLDIQSVPTWRQPWENETAEKGFSAGGGKAKYRKSLKPKSPTYYAPSQAVSKQSFHKYFAGNGKPKGFYVIKEHQKKPQFYQNIIS